The following coding sequences are from one Triticum aestivum cultivar Chinese Spring chromosome 5A, IWGSC CS RefSeq v2.1, whole genome shotgun sequence window:
- the LOC123107653 gene encoding uncharacterized protein: MDGGVVADGDNAREENQGAADGSGLGAPMDPALVANGEGGVASEEGSVEGAAEGADGIASAGGGVSTAAGLGQGATVAGGSVAGVAKDSGQGTARPASASAPDQGTARLASATWLCPDRMDRNSSYLLRIKLFGNPKKARKDIRCFYFEKVINCDLTNYKDLVGSIVKQYPPRYMEVAHVQYYDGDLKTCPEVKSDQDLMLMFEKHSETKVLHMIIAYSDPSEPYEPITEWHSDSEPDNNIEHEDDTTNKRNAKGGKRATRKMELTKNDQNGPKVPFDSPAMGTRSKTSYLASPAMSTRSKRRLGS, translated from the exons ATGGATGGGGGCGTTGTTGCGGATGGAGACAACGCCAGGGAAGAAAACCAGGGCGCAGCGGACGGGTCAGGCCTTGGCGCCCCTATGGATCCAGCGCTGGTGGCCAATGGCGAGGGCGGGGTTGCGTCTGAGGAGGGGTCGGTTGAGGGTGCGGCTGAGGGTGCCGACGGGATAGCTTCCGCAGGTGGCGGTGTCTCGACTGCAGCGGGCCTGGGTCAAGGTGCAACAGTGGCTGGGGGCTCTGTCGCCGGCGTGGCTAAAGACTCCGGCCAGGGCACTGCTAGGCCGGCCTCGGCAAGTGCTCCAGACCAGGGCACGGCCCGTTTGGCCTCGGCTACATGGTTGTGTCCAGATAG GATGGATCGAAATTCAAGTTATTTGCTTAGAATTAAATTGTTTGGCAATCCAAAAAAAGCTCGGAAGGACATACGATGTTTTtattttgagaaggtcatcaattGTGACTTGACAAATTATAAGGATTTGGTTGGATCAATTGTAAAGCAGTACCCGCCGCGTTATATGGAAGTTGCACATGTGCAGTATTATGACGGTGATCTTAAAACCTGTCCGGAAGTAAAATCTGACCAAGATTTGATGCTTATGTTTGAAAAACACTCGGAGACAAAGGTGCTGCATATGATCATTGCATATTCTGATCCCTCTGAACCATATGAGCCTATCACTGAGTGGCATAGTGATAGCGAACCTGACAACAATATAGAACATGAGGATGATACTACAAACAAGAGAAATGCAAAAGGGGGAAAAAG GGCTACAAGGAAGATGGAGCTTACTAAAAATGATCAAAATGGTCCTAAGGTTCCTTTTGACAGCCCTGCAATGGGCACTAGAAGCAAAACATCTTACCTAGCCAGCCCTGCAATGAGCACAAGAAGCAAAAGAAGGCTCGGTTCGTGA